Below is a genomic region from Venturia canescens isolate UGA chromosome 1, ASM1945775v1, whole genome shotgun sequence.
ATTTCAGCATAaatatgtttgttttttctttgtttttttctcgtatcgTTTCAATTGATCCATACCGATGTACCAGGTCATCGCGTCAGTGGCGACGGTAACCGCGTGCATATTTTCAATCGTGTAAGTATAAAGGGGATCTTTCTTGGCTTCTGCATCGAGAAGGGTCGTCAATACCCAATGGGCGTAACCGATTGCCGCCTGACTGTGATACCCAAGGCTCGTAGCGTGACGATAAAGGTCCATCGCTTCTTTTCTGTGCACAGCTTCGGCGATCATACCCTGTCCGATCCAGCTGTTAAGGTACTCGGGATCAGCACGCTGAGCTCGTGAAAATGCTTCATTCGCTTTGTAATGATCACCTacataataattaataaacagCAGGTATTAATAtattatcgaattttttaattgaagaACGGAATAAACACGAGCTTATATTTAATTACGTTTATACCAAGATTCAAGTACAGCGTTCCAAGATTCGTCCAAGCGATCGCGTTGTTTGGCTCTCTATCAATAGCCATAACGCAACAGTGTTGTGCGAGCGCGTAATTTTTAACTTCTTCAGTCATGCAAACAGCTGTCAACATGTTCCAATGTACCCACGTCGACGGACAAAGTTTAACCGCTTGTTTAGCAGCTGCTAAGGACTTTTCGGCTAATTGAAGCCGATTCGCGTTTGGGTCGCATCTCATCTGAGACAAATAACAGCAGGCGAGGTCATGCCAAAGTAATGATGAATCTTTTGAAAGATTCAAGGCTCTGCAAAAACATCTGGAAGGAAAAAGGGAGTtgcgtattaaaaaaaaaaaaaaaaaaaaaacaaaaaaaaaacaaacaaacaaacataGGTGCTATAAAAAAACTATGTGTTTATACAGTAATTTGATGTCGATTTACCGTGAGGCCAAAACGAATAATTGAGTCTTTCGTATAATTATTTGATCGTCTTTGCTATCGGATTTCACGAGACCCGGAGTTATTGCTAAGTAACAATATTTGTCCGGAAGAACAGCAACGCTGTAGCAAGCATCGCCAAGTAATTTCCAAATGCATGACAACTCGCTGTTCTCGACGATTGCATCGGTAAGGCTGTCAGCAGCCTTTTGAGCGTTGCGTCGCGCCCGACCAAGCAACTGTTGTCGCGCGTTTCCTTTCGCGAGTCCCAGACAAGTTTCTGCAAGCCCTTTCAAAGCAGGGATGTATCGAGGCTCCTGGCTTAAAACATTGCCAAAATCTTCTTTCGCTTCATCGTGTTGTCCGAGAACCTGCAAGATTAATCCTCGTTATATTCTCGTTATAACGATATTGTGTTTGGTTCAAAGAATTTTAAGATAAACGAACCACTTTGATGTTTGCTAATTGAATCATCGGGTATAGGGATCCTGGACTGAGCTCCAAAGCTCTTTGATAAGATTTTAGGGCTGATGTATGAGCTCCTCGGACTAAATAAGCGTCAGCCAATGATTCCCAGCAATGACTAAATCATAACAAACGAAAAACCCGCATGAAAACGtacattattcaattttataatgctACATGTTAAGCGATTAGAAAAATCTACTTTACTTGTCGTATGGATCCGCTCGAATAACGTAACGTAATGATTTGATAGCCTGACTCACTTCACCTTGGTCCAATTGCTGCAATCCTAATTGTAACCAAGCCCATTTTGGTCCACCACCTTCAGTTGTAGTTACTCGCAGCAGCATTTGCATATTTGCTtcctggggaaaaaaatcgatgtgtTTTATTGTTGGAATTTTGcgattttttcggaaaaaactcCTTATTAATAAGGATTTCTTTATattatttctattcattcatCGACTCACAGTATTTTTCATAAGTCTGAAAGCTGTACTCAGTCCCACACCTGCTTCATCCGAGTTCGGATTTATGCGTAACGCTTTTTGGTAACATTTGCGCGATTTTTCAAGATCATTGCCTCGCTCTCGATAATAATGCcccaaataaagaaaacaacgaaaattaTTGGGATCAGCTTGAATTCCCTTAAGGAAAGCCATTACGCTGTGAGAATAGTTGTCCGTGAGCCAATTTATTTCACCAAGAATCATCCAAGCCTCAGAAGTTTCGAGGGCAGAACCAACGACATCGATCgcttcttcatattttcctcgCTCCATTAGCCCCAGGGCTCGCAGTACTGTCGTTTCGGTTTGTGATTCCTCATCCATTTCGAGCTCCTTAAGCAACGGTTCCAtccgcgaatcgtccaaaagaACGTAAGCACGGGCTAGAAGTAGTTTTACGCgaatcgtttctttttttgcgAGAAACTAAAagacaaaaattgttgaattgtAAGCACGAATTTTTACCAAAGTACCAACATTTTACAATAATTAAATGTTAGCAGCTTTCACTACCTTTTGGCATTCCTCGATAGCTTGGGATAATTTTTTGTGGTTACCACTCTTGGCCAAAGCTTCGATCAGTACTAAATCGATTCTTTCCCGAATCTCATCGTCCTTGTGTTCGCACAGTTGACGAGCTTCAACAGCCGAGTTTTCTGCCTCAAGCCAGCAGTGAAgctttatattgatttcacCAAGAAAGATCCACGCATATAAGAGTTTGGGGTTCAGAGTAACGGCTCGGTTAACAATATCGCGAGATTCGATCATATTGTTATCGCACCAAAATTGGATTCCTTTAGCAAAAGTGGCCAAATGTGAAAATGGCTCGAGGGCAAAAAGAGCTTTGTAAATTTCCTCGATTTCTACGCCTTTGCATTTCCTTTTCAGAACTGTCTGTTCGGAATATATTCGACAAATCCATTCTACAAAGAAACATAAAGAAAACAgtgttcaaataaaaattttgacaaattcAATTGTAATAGTTTGGCGATATAAAATACACATTTTATTACCTAGTGGATTTGGATCCTTTGGGAACTGTTCATACATTTGTAAAGCAACTCCCAAAAGTGCTTCCAGCTTATTTGTTTTGTGGAGAACTTTGAGATATCTGTGGAAGTATTCTTGACGATCTTTGCACGTTTCATCCTTAATAACGGAAGACAAAACTTTTTCGTACAAAATCATGTGATCTTGAGTCATTTTTggatattttataaataaattcatcaGCGAAATTTCCACACATTTTACGCGATCATCACTGATCTCTTCCTTCAACTGCACGAGCGTGTTGAATACTGTTTCCACTACTTTGGCGTCATTAAGTCGTATGGACAATCGTGAAATTTCGGTAACATAGTGACTGAACTTCGAAGATTGACTAAAAGATGAGTAATATTGATGTGCAAATGAATAACTAGGCTGGTctatttacgttttttctgcataaaaatgttgaacatTGAGAATGAGCAGTCTTAACTACTGTGAAACAATTTACGAGTCGACAATCAGAATgtcaggtaaaaaaaaaacatgcgcTCAATATTAAATGACTGCTTTCATTGTTGAAAGCTCGGGCTAGGCAGTATTCACAATATTATTCTTATTCAATCAATAGCTGCAATATcgacatgaaaaatttatcaatcaattctaatttcaaattatcttgcaAGTTGTTCCAAATTATTGCAATCACGAGATTATACCTGTCCAGCTGTAAGAGCTTGCAGTAAGCAGGCACAAGCCAAGTCCATGCGGTAACATTGTCTGGTTCCTTTTCATAAAACGATATAAGACCTTGCCAAGCCAGTGGATTATTAGGATTTAAGTCAATTGCTTTTTTAAGAGCCACAGGTGTTTGAGCTTTATGCTCTTCGATTTCACGCAGAGCTGCTGCCAGTATAATAAGAGCAGTGTAATTGTCTTTTCcatctttgagaattttttgacaCTGTTTCATAGCATCAACATAACGATGCTCTCGCAAGTGATTGCGAGCTTCTTTTAAAGCTGCTTTCACGTCTGCCATCTTAACTTCTGTGGAACAATATTTTAAGTTTAATCCAGTGAAAAATAACTGCTGGTGGATCATGAAGGTTCAGGAttcagttaaataatatttaggTATTAGAATAATAAGCATAACCTATAATGCACaattgtttacaaatttcttAAAACATATTGAATGTACAATCAATGTGTCGTTATATATCTATAAATACCAACAAGGTTTACAATGCTTCCAGTCAGtggtcacgttttttttttcaaatatttcgttttattataCGGCTgtcatcattcttttcgaaaaactacaaacgtgatatatatatatacaggtAAAGGTCGGCGCCGTTGTCTCTGTCGGTACAGTCCAccgaaaaattaaattgacaaacgcatatatatatatatattagggtgattCGTTTTgagcgaacatttttttttctttactcccGCAGCCTAATATCATTCtttatgctgaaaaaaagaccCTGTCCAAAGGGGAGCTCTGAATTTTAATTCtaagtacttttttttcaattttgaagatttcctATTTAACATAcacgtaaatttttatttttttttctttaattttcataACTCTGCGGCATTTGATGGTATCATCACACCCACAAATAGGATTTCTTCAGAATTGAACGCTCTAAAAAAGTCCCCATTGCAGCGAAAGCGTAACTCACACTGGTGAGTAATTGCGCTTTGCTAAACCTGATTTTTTCCTGATATTATCATGAGATTAGCCATTATCTCGTTAAGAACGagagctacagaaaaaatgtgaataatgaacttttaggaaatttaatttcctacaaaaaaggtcttatAAATGTAAGCCATACAATTGATAGTTTGAGAGATATTCAacatttagaaaaataatttgctgaaaatcgataaaattgctAGGTTTATGGCTTCACAATCGTCATGAGAAATTatacaattttcaatgatcacaatgatcaattttaacctttttatattaatttgaaattcaactAGACAATGACTAATTGGTGATCTATTACTTGTTCaatcggtaaaaatcctgttgCACGGTTTATTGCAAGTAGCTTgatatttcaaagaaaatatgagttacatgctattctcattttatcagaggtgtaacgtttatttttctcgaaaaatcaagAGTGTCCGAGTGAACCGTGTAACCATTTTGCAGCAATTTCTCTCGCACTTACGCAAGTGATAAATCACCTTAACACTTAGTGAACTGAtaacgacacaaattgacaaaattttctttttttataataattaaaattgggtttcagaaaataaaattattttggatAGCAATGCTAGGTTATTTACTCTGTAACTCAActgaatttaaaattgaaaacgaaGGTGTATTGAAATGATTAAATGATTCTTCATATAAAAAGCTtggtaataaataaacaattattaaatgaaaaaattcttattaatGTCATATTACGTTTtccaataattataaaaatattatttatgaaaaaataaataactttttttgagTGTTTTGATGATTTAAAAGACATAAAACTagcaattttatcgattctcagcaaattatttttctaaatgtTGAATATCTCTCAAACTATCAATTGTATCGCTTACATTTataagaccttttttgtaggaaattaaatttcctaaaagttcattattcacattttttctgtagctctCGTTCTTAACGAGATAATGGCTAATCTCATGATAATATCAGGAAAAAATCAGGTTTAGCAAAGCGCAATTACTCACCAGTGTGAGTTACGCTTTCGCTGCAATGGGGACTTTTTTAGAGCGTTCAATTCTGAAGAAAACCTATTTGTGGGTGTGATGATACCATCAAATGCCGtaaagttataaaaattaaagaaaaaaaaataaaaatttacgtgtattttaaataggaaatcttcaaaattgaaaaaaaagtacttaGAATTAAAATTCAGAGATCCCCTTTGGACAGGGTCTTTTTTTCAGCGTAAAGAATGATATTTGGCTGTgggagtaaagaaaaaaaaatgttcgctcAAAACGaatcaccctaatatatatatatatatatctgctCCAGAATATCTCGTTCAAATGCTTCAAATGCGAACGCGTACGCTGTTCCGGCTGATGGCAAAGTAGCCATCTGCAGCAGCAGCATAGCAGGCAGGTATAAAAAGATTGAAGAATTCTCCTCCCTCTGTATAACCTCTATAGTTTTCTGCCATCTCTGCGCCTTTATATTATATACTTTGCTCTcaaacataacctcaaaataattcaatttgttAATTTAAACTCGTGCACAAATCAGCACAATAAACGTGTTTTATAATTCGATGGATTTGCCATTATTATTCGGTCGTTgtcctgttttttttaaattttaccgTAGTTTACATGCATCAAGCATTACCTACAATCAAAGTAGGGCaatacaatcgagcgatgagaTAAACGAAAATTCGCGAAACCGTACGAAAATAAGTACTGAAACAATTGAGAGATTAGAGTGTTTATCGCTTGTGGATTTTGGCAATGTTGAGGGTATTGAGAGATTAGAAAGAGCAATAAGTTTTGCCGAACAACTTCGCTTGTTTCCTTTGAATAGCTCCATTAAACCGCTCTACAGCGttctagagaacaaaaaattacgcTTGCGACAAGATCGCGTAGTTGAAGGCAACTGTCGCCAAAAAGTATTGGAAAATTCGTCCAAAATCGAAGACGAATATTTCATCGCACCACCGGGCAATATatcaaggaaaaaatgaatcgtgTACAAAACTTGG
It encodes:
- the LOC122417777 gene encoding tetratricopeptide repeat protein 37, which codes for MADVKAALKEARNHLREHRYVDAMKQCQKILKDGKDNYTALIILAAALREIEEHKAQTPVALKKAIDLNPNNPLAWQGLISFYEKEPDNVTAWTWLVPAYCKLLQLDSQSSKFSHYVTEISRLSIRLNDAKVVETVFNTLVQLKEEISDDRVKCVEISLMNLFIKYPKMTQDHMILYEKVLSSVIKDETCKDRQEYFHRYLKVLHKTNKLEALLGVALQMYEQFPKDPNPLEWICRIYSEQTVLKRKCKGVEIEEIYKALFALEPFSHLATFAKGIQFWCDNNMIESRDIVNRAVTLNPKLLYAWIFLGEINIKLHCWLEAENSAVEARQLCEHKDDEIRERIDLVLIEALAKSGNHKKLSQAIEECQKFLAKKETIRVKLLLARAYVLLDDSRMEPLLKELEMDEESQTETTVLRALGLMERGKYEEAIDVVGSALETSEAWMILGEINWLTDNYSHSVMAFLKGIQADPNNFRCFLYLGHYYRERGNDLEKSRKCYQKALRINPNSDEAGVGLSTAFRLMKNTEANMQMLLRVTTTEGGGPKWAWLQLGLQQLDQGEVSQAIKSLRYVIRADPYDNHCWESLADAYLVRGAHTSALKSYQRALELSPGSLYPMIQLANIKVVLGQHDEAKEDFGNVLSQEPRYIPALKGLAETCLGLAKGNARQQLLGRARRNAQKAADSLTDAIVENSELSCIWKLLGDACYSVAVLPDKYCYLAITPGLVKSDSKDDQIIIRKTQLFVLASRCFCRALNLSKDSSLLWHDLACCYLSQMRCDPNANRLQLAEKSLAAAKQAVKLCPSTWVHWNMLTAVCMTEEVKNYALAQHCCVMAIDREPNNAIAWTNLGTLYLNLGDHYKANEAFSRAQRADPEYLNSWIGQGMIAEAVHRKEAMDLYRHATSLGYHSQAAIGYAHWVLTTLLDAEAKKDPLYTYTIENMHAVTVATDAMTWYIERVPMDACGRNVLGLLLERQKLVGPAACEFHEAIKLEKDETKKDFVRINLARVVVQLGEYEKSVEACKDIKTASFKSHCQLALSLFKARRFEESYAAYEATLNWLADAGSDKAHVLCAMAAMAYMFQEVDDVKTLLFQCIQIQPPTVAGLLAAAALGLLHDDSNLTGLVLHELEPYKDEPENRHHVAILTAYSCLVHGDIDKAIRVLSKAVHRHPDDIGSWVGLVKILLQCNSRAFAHCAQKAMMLGRKISAVGVSQVACISSLGDLTDEVNDAMVEVQRKTKDSPRKGLRSVQKTIFSFPGNVESWANFIVALSPGLTASDAKPNAAWIAGLISIIRKQFKTTKPMDDWLSKNETEATNIASSIRSRGNKYPNMNLAA